From a single Leopardus geoffroyi isolate Oge1 chromosome E1, O.geoffroyi_Oge1_pat1.0, whole genome shotgun sequence genomic region:
- the SAMD14 gene encoding sterile alpha motif domain-containing protein 14 translates to MASSKLREPADEVFDLDLAVPETVRLDSSLHKARAQLLAKGRRHRPSRSRLRDSASSAEDGEGSDGPGGKVTDGCGSPLHRLRSPLHSGPGSPAGGSFCLEPPGLRRSLDEDEPPPSPLTRYRPLHNATSHEGLAAASCSPPRSAPSSDSSPSFVRRHPRAEPHSEDDSRDASPPEPASPTIGLDKKTRRKFLDLGVTLRRASTSKSRKDKSSNRLSMGSRESVEGSGRSGGSPFLPFSWFTDSGKGSASSGNTTSPACSPKHEGFSPKKSASQESTLSDDSTPPSSSPKIPSGPRQETKCSYPYHTLSQSSDEFLDEPLPTVHHWTSQQVGQWLHSLNLEQYAAEFAARQVDGPQLLQLDGSKLKSLGLSNSHDRALVKRKVKELAAAAEKERKAQEKAARQREKLRRREQEAKKS, encoded by the exons ATGGCTTCTTCAAAGCTACGAGAACCTGCGGACGAGGTTTTTG ACCTGGACTTGGCCGTGCCAGAGACCGTCAGACTGGACAGCAGTTTACATAAGGCCCGAGCCCAGCTACTGGCCAAGGGCCGGAGACACCGACCTTCCCGCTCCAGGCTTCGGGACAGTGCCAGCTCTGCAGAGGACGGCGAAGGCTCCGATGGGCCCGGAGGCAAG gtgACGGACGGCTGCGGGAGCCCCCTGCACCGGCTGCGCTCGCCTCTGCACTCGGGCCCGGGGTCCCCGGCGGGGGGCTCTTTCTGCCTGGAGCCTCCGGGGTTGCGGCGCAGCCTGGACGAAGACGAGCCGCCGCCCTCGCCGCTCACACGCTACCGGCCCCTGCACAACGCCACCTCGCACGAGGGCCTGGCCGCCGCCTCCTGCTCGCCGCCGCGCTCCGCGCCCTCCTCGGACAGCTCGCCCAGCTTCGTGCGCCGCCACCCGCGCGCGGAGCCGCACAGCGAAG ATGACAGCCGGGACGCCAGCCCCCCTGAGCCTGCCAGCCCCACCATCGGCCTGGATAAGAAGACTCGCCGCAAGTTCTTGGACCTGGG GGTCACCTTACGCAGAGCATCCACTAGCAAGAGCCGGAAGGACAAGAGCAGCAACCGCTTGTCCATGGGCAGCAG GGAGTCAGTGGAGGGGTCCGGCAGGTCAGGGGGCTCCCCGTTCCTGCCCttttcctggttcacagacagcGGCAAGGGCTCGGCGTCCTCTGGCAACACCACCTCCCCCGCCTGCTCCCCTAAACACGAGGGCTTCAGCCCGAAGAAGTCGGCTTCTCAG GAATCCACCCTGAGTGATGACTCCACACCCCCCAGCAGCAGCCCCAAGATCCCCAGTGGTCCCCGGCAGGAGACCAAGTGTTCCTACCCCTACCACACGCTGTCCCAATCTTCGGATGAG TTCCTGGACGAACCTCTCCCCACTGTCCACCACTGGACCAGTCAGCAGGTGGGCCAGTGGCTGCACAGCCTCAACCTGGAGCAGTATGCCGCTGAGTTCGCCGCGCGGCAGGTGGATGGGCCCCAGCTCCTGCAGCTGGATGGAAGCAAACTGAAG agcctggggctcagcaactcgcATGACCGGGCGCTAGTGAAGCGGAAGGTGAAGGAGCTGGCGGCGGCCGCTGAGAAGGAGCGCAAGGCCCAGGAGAAGGCCGCACGGCAGCGCGAGAAACTCCGGCGCAGGGAGCAGGAGGCCAAGAAAAGCTAG
- the PDK2 gene encoding pyruvate dehydrogenase kinase, isozyme 2, with amino-acid sequence MRWVRALLKNASLAGAPKYIEHFSKFSPSPLSMKQFLDFGSSNACEKTSFTFLRQELPVRLANIMKEINLLPDRVLSTPSVQLVQSWYVQSLLDIMEFLDKDPEDHRTLSQFTDALITIRNRHNDVVPTMAQGVLEYKDTYGDDPVSNQNIQYFLDRFYLSRISIRMLINQHTLIFDGSTNPAHPKHIGSIDPNCNVSEVVKDAYDMAKLLCDKYYMASPDLEIQEINTSNSKQPIHMVYVPSHLYHMLFELFKNAMRATVESHESSLVLPPIKVMVALGEEDLSIKMSDRGGGVPLRKIERLFSYMYSTAPTPQPGTGGTPLAGFGYGLPISRLYAKYFQGDLQLFSMEGFGTDAVIYLKALSTDSVERLPVYNKSAWRHYQTIQEAGDWCVPSTEPKNTSTYRVS; translated from the exons atgcGCTGGGTCCGCGCGCTGCTGAAAAATGCGTCCCTGGCAGGGGCGCCCAAGTACATCGAACACTTCAGCAAGTTCTCCCCGTCCCCGCTGTCCATGAAGCAGTTTCTGGACTTCG ggTCCAGCAATGCCTGTGAGAAAACCTCATTCACCTTCCTGAGGCAGGAGCTGCCCGTGCGCCTGGCCAACATCATGAAAGAGATTAACCTGCTTCCCGACCGGGTGCTGAGCACGCCCTCGGTACAGCTGGTCCAGAGCTG GTATGTCCAAAGTCTCCTGGACATCATGGAGTTCCTGGACAAAGACCCCGAGGACCATCGTACCCTGAGCCA GTTCACCGATGCCCTGATCACCATCCGGAACCGCCACAACGACGTGGTGCCCACCATGGCGCAGGGCGTGCTGGAGTACAAGGACACCTACGGCGACGACCCGGTCTCCAACCAGAACATCCAGTACTTTCTGGACCGCTTCTACCTCAGCCGCATTTCCATCCGCATGCTCATCAACCAGCACA CCCTGATTTTTGACGGCAGCACCAACCCGGCCCACCCCAAACACATTGGCAGCATCGACCCCAACTGCAACGTCTCCGAGGTGGTGAAGG ATGCCTATGATATGGCCAAGCTCCTGTGTGACAAGTACTACATGGCCTCCCCTGACTTGGAGATCCAAGAGATCAATA CCTCCAACTCCAAACAGCCAATTCACATGGTCTATGTCCCTTCCCACCTCTACCACATGCTTTTTGAACTCTTCAAG AATGCCATGCGCGCAACTGTGGAAAGCCACGAGTCCAGCCTTGTCCTCCCACCTATCAAGGTCATGGTGGCCTTGGGTGAGGAAGATCTGTCCATCAAA ATGAGTGACCGGGGTGGGGGAGTCCCCCTGAGGAAGATCGAGCGACTCTTCAGCTACATGTActccacagcccccaccccccagccaggcACTGGAGGGACCCCACTG GCTGGCTTCGGGTACGGGCTCCCCATTTCCCGCCTCTACGCCAAGTACTTCCAGGGAGACCTGCAGCTCTTCTCCATGGAGGGCTTTGGGACCGATGCTGTCATCTACCTCAAG GCCCTGTCCACGGACTCCGTGGAACGCCTGCCCGTCTACAACAAGTCAGCCTGGCGTCACTACCAGACCATCCAGGAGGCGGGCGACTGGTGtgtgcccagcacggagcccaagaACACGTCCACCTACCGTGTCAGCTAG